The following are encoded together in the Mycolicibacterium arabiense genome:
- a CDS encoding GNAT family N-acetyltransferase, producing the protein MTVASKRSWAKDLDAATLYELLKLRVEVFVVEQATPYPELDGRDLLAETRHFWLEDGDGVVISTLRLMEEYPGGEKVFRIGRVCTKRSERGHGHTSRLMQAALAEVGDYPCHINAQTYLEDMYAKHGFVRDGAEFLDDGIPHVPMLRSGFHGG; encoded by the coding sequence GTGACGGTCGCTTCGAAACGCAGCTGGGCCAAGGACCTCGACGCCGCGACGCTCTACGAACTGCTCAAGCTGCGCGTCGAGGTGTTCGTCGTCGAGCAGGCCACGCCGTACCCGGAACTCGACGGGCGTGATCTGCTCGCCGAGACCCGGCACTTCTGGCTCGAGGACGGCGACGGCGTCGTCATCTCCACGCTGCGGCTGATGGAGGAGTATCCCGGCGGCGAGAAGGTGTTCCGCATCGGCCGGGTGTGCACCAAGCGGTCCGAACGCGGTCACGGCCACACCAGCAGGCTCATGCAGGCGGCGTTGGCCGAGGTGGGTGACTACCCCTGCCACATCAACGCCCAGACCTACCTGGAGGACATGTACGCCAAGCACGGCTTCGTGCGCGACGGCGCCGAGTTCCTCGACGACGGCATACCTCACGTGCCCATGTTGCGCAGCGGCTTTCACGGTGGCTGA
- the mqo gene encoding malate dehydrogenase (quinone) — protein MTELKTVKTDVVLVGAGIMSATLGALLRLLEPNWSITLVERLDGAAAESSDPWNNAGTGHSALCELNYTPQRSDGTVDITKAVHVNEQFQVSRQFWSYAVDNGVLPDVRSFLNPIPHVSFVHGAENAKYLRARYDALVTNPLFATMEYIDDEAEFARRLPFMAAKRNFSEPVALNWTQDGTDVDFGSLSRQLIGYTAQRGMTTLFGHDVRDLHKESDGSWTVKVVNRRNGNKRKINAKFVFVGAGGGALPLLQKSGIKEAKGFGGFPVGGQWLRSGNPELAAMHQAKVYGAPPLGAPPMSVPHLDTRVINGRSYLLFGPFAGWSPKFLKQGKVTDLPLSVKPNNLVSMLGVGLTEVSLLKYLIGQLALSEADRVDALREFAPSAVDSDWELDIAGQRVQVIRRKGAGGVLEFGTTVLTADDGSIAGLLGASPGASTAVPAMLDVMERCFPERFTAWQPKLKEMVPSLGVQLSTEPKLFEEVWARGTEILKLNEPKAQVAAAQAVASA, from the coding sequence GTGACTGAGCTCAAGACAGTGAAGACCGATGTCGTCCTGGTGGGCGCCGGCATCATGAGTGCGACCCTCGGAGCGCTGCTGCGCCTGCTGGAGCCCAACTGGTCGATCACGCTCGTCGAGCGACTCGACGGCGCCGCCGCCGAGAGCAGCGACCCGTGGAACAACGCGGGCACCGGTCACTCGGCGCTGTGCGAGCTGAACTACACCCCGCAGCGCTCCGACGGAACCGTCGACATCACCAAGGCCGTGCACGTCAACGAGCAGTTCCAGGTGTCGCGTCAGTTCTGGTCGTACGCCGTGGACAACGGGGTGCTGCCGGACGTGCGCAGCTTCCTCAACCCGATCCCGCACGTGAGCTTCGTGCACGGCGCCGAGAATGCGAAGTACTTGCGCGCCCGGTACGACGCGCTGGTCACCAACCCGCTGTTCGCGACGATGGAGTACATCGACGACGAGGCCGAGTTCGCCCGCAGGCTGCCGTTCATGGCCGCCAAGCGGAACTTCTCCGAGCCCGTCGCGCTGAACTGGACCCAGGACGGCACCGACGTCGACTTCGGTTCGCTGTCACGGCAATTGATCGGCTACACCGCCCAACGCGGGATGACGACGCTGTTCGGGCACGACGTGCGCGACCTGCACAAGGAGTCCGACGGCTCCTGGACCGTGAAGGTGGTCAATCGCCGCAACGGCAACAAGCGCAAGATCAACGCGAAGTTCGTGTTCGTCGGCGCAGGCGGTGGCGCGTTGCCGCTGCTGCAGAAGTCGGGCATCAAGGAGGCCAAGGGATTCGGCGGCTTCCCCGTCGGCGGCCAGTGGCTGCGCTCGGGCAACCCCGAACTCGCCGCGATGCACCAGGCCAAGGTGTACGGCGCCCCGCCACTCGGCGCCCCGCCGATGTCGGTGCCCCACCTCGACACCCGCGTGATCAACGGGCGTTCCTACCTGCTCTTCGGGCCGTTCGCCGGGTGGTCGCCGAAGTTCCTGAAGCAGGGCAAGGTCACCGACCTGCCGCTGTCGGTCAAGCCGAACAACCTGGTCTCCATGCTCGGCGTCGGCCTGACCGAGGTGAGCCTGCTGAAGTACCTCATCGGACAATTGGCGCTCAGCGAAGCCGACCGCGTCGACGCGCTGCGCGAATTCGCACCCAGCGCAGTGGATTCCGATTGGGAACTCGACATCGCCGGCCAGCGCGTCCAGGTCATCCGTCGCAAGGGCGCCGGCGGCGTGCTCGAGTTCGGCACCACGGTGCTGACGGCGGACGACGGTTCGATCGCCGGACTGCTCGGCGCCTCGCCCGGTGCCTCCACCGCGGTACCCGCCATGCTCGACGTGATGGAGCGCTGCTTCCCGGAGCGGTTCACCGCATGGCAGCCCAAGCTCAAGGAGATGGTGCCGTCGCTCGGCGTGCAGCTGTCGACCGAGCCCAAGCTGTTCGAGGAAGTGTGGGCCAGGGGCACCGAGATCCTCAAACTGAACGAGCCGAAGGCGCAAGTCGCTGCCGCGCAGGCCGTCGCGTCAGCGTGA
- a CDS encoding alpha/beta hydrolase produces the protein MTRSAAAWEPDVLPGYWQQTIPLGPDPDREGDLVATLVRRGDGGGSTRAVLALHGYTDYFFHTELADRFAARGFAFYALDLHKCGRSRRSGQTPHFTTDLGGYDEELVRALDLVESDTGGAQVCVYGHSAGGLIATLWLDRMRRRSAAPGVVGLILNSPFFDLHGPPVLRAAPTSAALLALARVRKRQVVRKPTPGGYGTSLHRDYGGEFDYDLEWKPVGGFPVTFGWLNAVRRGHARLHRGLDVGVPNLILRSDRSVPEAPDPESIQRGDAVLDVAQIARWAGCVGNHTTVAPIVDAKHDVFLSLPEPRAAAYRELDLWLDRFLPVPETGSGHDSPTNTRTERG, from the coding sequence GTGACTCGGTCCGCGGCTGCGTGGGAACCCGACGTGCTTCCCGGCTACTGGCAGCAGACCATCCCACTCGGTCCCGACCCGGACCGTGAGGGCGATCTGGTGGCCACCCTGGTCCGCCGCGGCGACGGCGGCGGCTCGACCCGTGCGGTACTCGCACTGCACGGCTACACCGACTACTTCTTCCACACCGAGCTGGCCGACCGCTTCGCCGCGCGCGGGTTCGCCTTCTATGCGCTCGACCTGCACAAATGCGGGCGATCGCGACGTTCGGGGCAGACACCGCACTTCACGACCGATCTCGGCGGGTACGACGAGGAGCTGGTTCGTGCGCTCGACCTCGTCGAGTCGGACACCGGTGGGGCGCAGGTGTGCGTCTACGGCCACTCGGCCGGTGGCCTGATCGCGACGCTGTGGCTCGACCGGATGCGGCGGCGCAGTGCGGCGCCCGGCGTCGTGGGCCTGATCCTCAACAGCCCGTTCTTCGACCTGCACGGGCCGCCCGTGCTGCGGGCCGCACCCACGTCGGCGGCACTGCTCGCGCTGGCCCGGGTACGCAAGCGTCAGGTCGTCCGCAAGCCAACGCCCGGCGGGTACGGCACGTCCCTGCACCGCGACTACGGCGGCGAGTTCGACTACGACCTGGAGTGGAAGCCGGTGGGCGGATTCCCCGTCACGTTCGGCTGGCTGAACGCGGTGCGCCGCGGGCACGCACGGTTGCACCGCGGACTCGACGTCGGCGTGCCAAACCTGATCCTGCGGTCCGACCGCAGCGTGCCCGAGGCGCCGGACCCGGAGAGCATCCAGCGCGGCGACGCGGTGCTCGACGTCGCCCAGATCGCCCGGTGGGCGGGGTGCGTCGGCAACCACACGACCGTGGCACCGATCGTCGACGCCAAGCACGACGTGTTCCTCTCGCTGCCCGAGCCGCGCGCTGCGGCCTACCGGGAACTCGACCTGTGGCTGGACCGTTTCCTACCGGTGCCCGAAACGGGATCCGGGCACGACTCCCCCACCAACACCCGAACCGAACGAGGCTGA
- the mtr gene encoding mycothione reductase, which translates to MEHYDLTIIGSGSGNSIPDAGFDPRYGSMRVALCEEGVFGGTCLNVGCIPTKMFVYAAEVAQIVERSSRYGIDAHTDRVRWRDIVDRVFGRIDPIAAGGEQYKRTLPNIDVYGSHTRFGPTQPDGRYTLRTDAGEEFTSDQVVLAAGSRINVPQAIIDCGVHYETSDTIMRIPELPEHMVIVGGGFVAAEFAHVFSALGVRVTIVVRGDGMLTHCDPTICHGFTDIAMRKWDVRTHENVIGSHQNGDRVVLHLDDDQELEADLLLVATGRIPNGDLLDAHLAGVKVTEGGMVVVDEYQRTTARGIYALGDVSSAWQLKHVANHEMRVVRQNLLQDWDDTTAMAQSDHRFVPSAVFTDPQIAMVGLTEIEAREQGFDVVVKTQKYGDTAYGWAMEDTVGMAKVIGDRATGTILGAHLMGYQASTLIQPLIQGMSLGQTAAEVAKGQYWIHPALSEVVENALLGIV; encoded by the coding sequence GTGGAGCATTACGACCTGACCATCATCGGATCCGGTTCTGGCAACAGCATTCCCGACGCCGGCTTCGATCCCCGCTACGGGTCGATGCGCGTCGCGCTGTGCGAGGAGGGCGTCTTCGGCGGCACGTGCCTCAACGTCGGCTGCATCCCGACCAAGATGTTCGTCTACGCCGCCGAGGTGGCCCAGATCGTCGAGCGGAGTTCGCGCTACGGCATCGACGCGCACACCGACCGTGTCCGCTGGCGCGACATCGTCGACCGGGTCTTCGGCCGCATCGACCCGATCGCCGCGGGCGGCGAACAGTACAAGCGCACGCTGCCCAACATCGACGTCTACGGCAGCCACACCCGGTTCGGGCCGACGCAGCCGGACGGCCGCTACACGCTGCGCACCGATGCGGGCGAGGAGTTCACCTCCGATCAGGTGGTGCTCGCCGCGGGTTCCCGGATCAACGTTCCCCAGGCGATCATCGACTGCGGCGTGCACTACGAGACCAGCGACACCATCATGCGGATCCCAGAACTGCCGGAGCACATGGTGATCGTCGGCGGTGGCTTCGTCGCCGCCGAGTTCGCGCACGTCTTTTCGGCTTTGGGCGTGCGGGTGACGATCGTCGTGCGCGGTGACGGCATGCTCACCCACTGCGATCCGACGATCTGCCACGGTTTCACCGACATCGCCATGCGCAAGTGGGACGTGCGCACCCACGAGAACGTGATCGGCTCGCACCAGAACGGCGACCGCGTCGTGCTCCACCTCGACGACGATCAGGAACTCGAGGCCGACCTGCTGCTCGTCGCGACCGGACGCATCCCCAACGGCGACCTGCTCGACGCCCACCTGGCCGGCGTGAAGGTCACCGAGGGCGGCATGGTGGTCGTCGACGAGTACCAGCGCACCACCGCACGCGGGATCTACGCCCTCGGCGACGTGTCGTCGGCCTGGCAGCTCAAGCACGTGGCCAACCACGAGATGCGGGTGGTACGACAGAACCTGCTGCAGGACTGGGACGACACCACCGCGATGGCGCAGAGCGACCACCGGTTCGTCCCGTCGGCGGTCTTCACCGACCCGCAGATCGCCATGGTCGGCCTCACCGAGATCGAGGCACGCGAGCAGGGCTTCGACGTCGTGGTGAAGACGCAGAAGTACGGCGACACCGCCTACGGCTGGGCGATGGAGGACACCGTCGGCATGGCGAAGGTGATCGGCGACCGGGCGACCGGCACCATCCTCGGCGCCCACCTGATGGGCTACCAGGCCTCGACGCTGATCCAGCCGCTGATCCAGGGCATGAGCCTCGGGCAGACCGCGGCCGAAGTGGCCAAGGGGCAGTACTGGATTCACCCCGCGCTCTCGGAGGTCGTCGAGAACGCGCTGCTGGGGATCGTCTAG
- the nicT gene encoding Nickel transporter NicT — protein MSVESTAPTSPTIRAASFDRADWTSIATISAIVVALHGFGWGVLVFGVAPQHITLGSAGVFGIGLGVTAYLLGVRHAFDADHIAVIDNTTRKLVGEGKRSVSAGFWFSLGHSSVVFGLALLLALGVRALAGPVQDEGSPMLQTLGLIGSVVAGTFLILVGLSNLFAVVGIAKVLRRMRSGDFDEAELERHLENRGFLARLLGRVMRRVNKPWHLYPVGLLMGLGFDTATQVALLVLAAGAAAFTLPWYAILVLPVLFAAGMSLFDALDGIFMSRAYGWAFLKPVRKVYYNLTVTVLSVFVALVIGVIVLAGLLADRLGLETGPLAAIGSANLESVGFMIVGMFVVSWLVALLFWKFGRVEERWSPPVS, from the coding sequence ATGAGTGTCGAGTCCACTGCGCCGACGTCGCCGACCATCCGCGCGGCCAGCTTCGACCGAGCCGACTGGACGTCGATCGCCACGATCTCCGCGATCGTCGTCGCGCTGCACGGCTTCGGCTGGGGCGTCCTGGTCTTCGGCGTCGCACCGCAGCACATCACCCTCGGGTCGGCCGGGGTGTTCGGGATCGGGCTCGGCGTGACGGCCTATCTGCTGGGGGTGCGGCACGCCTTCGACGCCGACCACATCGCGGTGATCGACAACACCACCCGCAAGCTCGTCGGTGAGGGCAAGCGCTCGGTGTCCGCGGGTTTCTGGTTCTCCCTGGGCCACTCCAGTGTCGTGTTCGGCCTGGCCCTGCTGCTCGCGCTCGGCGTCCGCGCCCTGGCCGGGCCGGTGCAGGACGAGGGCTCGCCGATGCTGCAGACGCTCGGGTTGATCGGCTCGGTGGTCGCCGGAACGTTCCTCATCCTGGTCGGCCTGAGCAACCTGTTCGCGGTCGTCGGCATCGCAAAGGTGCTGCGCCGCATGCGCTCCGGGGACTTCGACGAGGCGGAATTGGAACGCCACCTGGAGAACCGCGGCTTCCTGGCGCGGCTGCTGGGCCGGGTGATGCGACGGGTGAACAAGCCGTGGCACCTCTATCCCGTCGGCCTGCTCATGGGCCTGGGCTTCGACACCGCGACGCAGGTCGCGCTGCTGGTGCTCGCGGCGGGCGCAGCCGCATTCACGCTGCCGTGGTACGCGATCCTCGTGCTCCCGGTCCTCTTCGCCGCCGGGATGAGCCTCTTCGACGCGCTGGACGGCATCTTCATGTCCCGCGCCTACGGCTGGGCCTTCCTCAAGCCCGTTCGCAAGGTCTACTACAACCTCACGGTGACCGTGCTGTCCGTCTTCGTCGCGCTCGTCATCGGCGTGATCGTGCTCGCCGGTCTGCTCGCCGACCGCCTCGGCCTCGAGACCGGCCCGTTGGCGGCGATCGGGTCCGCGAACCTCGAGTCGGTCGGCTTCATGATCGTCGGGATGTTCGTCGTGTCGTGGCTCGTCGCGCTGCTGTTCTGGAAATTCGGTCGCGTCGAGGAACGCTGGAGCCCGCCGGTCTCCTGA
- a CDS encoding class I SAM-dependent methyltransferase, whose protein sequence is MTTTDDADRALKAKHRALWASGDYPAVAAELIPELGPELVRACGVGPGDRVLDVAAGSGNAAIPAAAAGAVVTASDLTPELFDAGRRLAASLGVELEWTEADAEAMPFADNAFDVVMSCVGAMFAPHHRPTADELIRVCRPGGRIGMINWTPLGFIGQLFATIKPYAPPPPPGASPPPSWGDEEHVRELFGDRVSDLRMRRQTVTLDHCSDPLEFREYWKQNYGPTIAAYRFNADDPERVAALDRDFLTFLTDWRRDDGTWVAEYLLVTAIKV, encoded by the coding sequence ATGACGACCACCGACGACGCCGACCGAGCATTGAAGGCCAAGCACCGGGCGCTGTGGGCCTCGGGCGACTATCCGGCCGTGGCGGCGGAACTGATCCCCGAACTCGGCCCGGAGTTGGTGCGCGCGTGCGGAGTAGGGCCGGGCGACCGGGTGCTCGACGTCGCCGCGGGCTCGGGCAACGCGGCCATCCCCGCAGCCGCCGCGGGCGCCGTCGTCACCGCGAGCGACCTGACACCCGAACTCTTCGACGCGGGGCGCCGGCTCGCGGCCTCCCTCGGCGTCGAGCTGGAGTGGACCGAGGCGGACGCCGAGGCGATGCCGTTCGCCGACAACGCCTTCGACGTGGTGATGTCGTGTGTCGGCGCCATGTTCGCACCGCACCATCGGCCGACGGCCGACGAACTGATCAGGGTGTGCCGCCCGGGCGGCAGGATCGGGATGATCAACTGGACGCCGCTCGGGTTCATCGGCCAGCTGTTCGCGACCATCAAGCCGTACGCGCCGCCACCGCCGCCGGGAGCGAGTCCGCCACCGTCGTGGGGCGACGAGGAGCACGTCCGGGAGCTGTTCGGCGACCGCGTCTCCGACCTGAGGATGCGGCGTCAGACGGTGACACTCGACCACTGCTCCGACCCCCTCGAGTTCCGGGAGTACTGGAAGCAGAACTACGGGCCGACCATCGCGGCCTACCGGTTCAACGCCGACGATCCGGAGCGGGTCGCCGCGCTCGACCGCGACTTCCTGACCTTCCTCACCGACTGGCGCCGTGACGACGGGACCTGGGTGGCCGAGTACTTGCTGGTCACCGCGATCAAGGTGTGA
- a CDS encoding ArsR/SmtB family transcription factor — translation MAPVDDRTVQQASSALADVDTDGWARRFDLLSDPHRLEILLSLHRAPGICVGDLGVALGRSENAVSQALRVLRSQGWVVSTRVGRTVSYRLNDEIVHDLLHWIGARHE, via the coding sequence ATTGCACCCGTGGACGATCGGACGGTGCAACAGGCGTCGTCGGCACTGGCCGACGTCGACACCGACGGCTGGGCGCGGCGCTTCGACCTGCTGTCGGATCCGCACCGCCTCGAGATCCTGCTGTCCCTGCACCGGGCGCCCGGCATCTGCGTCGGCGATCTCGGCGTGGCACTCGGCCGTTCGGAGAACGCCGTGTCCCAGGCGCTTCGCGTGCTGCGCAGCCAAGGCTGGGTGGTCAGCACCCGGGTCGGTCGGACCGTCAGCTACCGGTTGAACGACGAGATCGTCCACGACCTCCTGCACTGGATCGGCGCCCGCCACGAGTGA
- a CDS encoding BTAD domain-containing putative transcriptional regulator, with product MSVEFRVLGEVEVRVDGRRLEIGHARQCCVLAALLVDANRPVSVDQLVERVWAERPPHRARNALSAYVSRLRHSLHPADGVSIGRGSVGYTMVVAPDCVDLHLFHAKASRARATTDPASASEAFDEALALWRGEPFAGLETPWIADLRAALEVERFSIVLDRNDAALAAGRHAELLADMSVAITTHPLDERLAGQLMLAQYRCGRQGDALDTYRRMRDRLADELGIDPCPALRAVHQEILEGAAAAPTPTPTPTPVPVSPPPDRPRAPTTGGRRGNRFVGRTTELERIAASIRPGAVLTLTGVGGVGKTRLASESAHLIGKHYADGVCTCELAPLEPGATVGRAAAVALGLSRGHDTDFDSAVVEHLRSRRMLLVVDNCEHVLADVAPLVDRIVEECADVAVLATSREPLGIEGERLLPLDPLPEAEATELFAERARAIRPDFDLDTEPIGAVAEICRRLDGVPLAIELAAARLRVMSSLDVARRLDRLRVLSGGARGSHPRQQSVTATIDWSYRLLAQPERRLFDRASVFSGSFDLEAAHGVCADPGDLEDDTLESLSGLVDKSMVAVRSGTGTTRYALLETLRAFGRERLREAGAHDYIGSRHATYFIELAERGADAMHGPDEATWIARMAPTAGTTFTSPDNDNLRSAFERAMGQGDTALALRLVASLPELMHMRVGYTSMDWVERAIDAADPDQPAFAAAVGVAARGAWVCGDFPRALALARRAEGREPERGHSYLGYPADVVADVAVVQYDHGAALAYYRAAAEPARADATPSRLVWILYNTTVAHDVLDEPDAGIDVAAEALRVAEPTANPSTLAMARCAMGRALKTTDPVRALRFLQQGFELAEPVQNNWLTGIARMESAAIRAVDGDPHAAARMFLEVFGHWDQAGPGAGAQHWFGLRYAGRLLARLGAAADADAVLSTLRGPGAETGTDGALAGSRRLTGVEALALARAGLLRHSRPV from the coding sequence ATGTCGGTCGAGTTCCGCGTTCTCGGCGAGGTCGAGGTCCGCGTGGACGGACGGCGCCTCGAGATCGGGCATGCCCGCCAGTGCTGCGTGCTGGCGGCCTTGCTCGTCGACGCGAACCGGCCGGTGTCGGTGGACCAGCTCGTCGAGCGGGTCTGGGCGGAGCGGCCACCACACCGGGCCCGCAATGCGCTGTCGGCGTATGTCTCCCGGCTCCGGCACTCGTTGCACCCGGCGGACGGCGTCAGCATCGGCCGAGGGTCGGTCGGCTACACGATGGTGGTCGCACCGGATTGCGTCGATCTGCACCTGTTCCACGCCAAGGCATCTCGCGCGCGCGCGACGACCGACCCGGCGAGTGCGTCGGAAGCGTTCGACGAGGCGCTGGCGCTCTGGCGCGGGGAACCGTTCGCAGGCTTGGAGACACCCTGGATCGCCGATCTGCGCGCCGCGCTCGAGGTCGAACGCTTCTCGATCGTGCTCGACCGCAACGATGCCGCGCTGGCGGCGGGCAGGCACGCGGAACTGCTGGCGGACATGTCCGTCGCGATCACCACCCACCCGCTCGACGAGCGGCTGGCCGGTCAGCTGATGCTCGCCCAATACCGTTGCGGCAGGCAGGGCGACGCCCTGGACACCTACCGCCGGATGCGCGACCGGCTGGCCGACGAGCTGGGCATCGACCCGTGCCCCGCGCTGCGGGCCGTCCATCAGGAGATCCTGGAGGGAGCGGCGGCCGCGCCGACTCCGACCCCGACACCGACGCCGGTGCCGGTGTCGCCACCGCCGGACCGCCCGCGCGCACCGACCACGGGAGGCAGGAGGGGAAACCGATTCGTCGGCAGGACTACCGAACTCGAGCGCATCGCGGCATCGATCAGGCCCGGTGCGGTGCTGACCCTGACCGGCGTGGGCGGGGTCGGCAAGACGAGGCTCGCGTCGGAGTCGGCACACCTCATCGGCAAGCACTACGCCGACGGTGTCTGCACGTGTGAACTGGCGCCGCTGGAACCCGGCGCCACGGTGGGGCGCGCTGCGGCCGTGGCGCTCGGCCTGTCCCGCGGCCACGACACCGACTTCGACAGCGCGGTGGTGGAGCACCTGCGCTCCCGCCGGATGCTGCTGGTCGTCGACAACTGCGAGCACGTGCTCGCCGACGTCGCACCGCTGGTCGATCGGATCGTCGAGGAATGCGCCGACGTCGCAGTGCTCGCGACCAGCCGCGAGCCGCTGGGCATCGAAGGGGAGCGGCTGCTGCCGCTGGACCCCCTGCCCGAGGCGGAGGCGACCGAGCTGTTCGCCGAGCGAGCCAGGGCGATCCGGCCCGACTTCGACCTCGACACGGAGCCGATCGGCGCGGTGGCGGAGATCTGCCGTCGCCTCGACGGCGTGCCGCTGGCCATCGAACTGGCGGCGGCGCGGTTGCGCGTGATGAGCAGTCTGGACGTCGCCCGACGACTCGACCGGCTGCGCGTCCTGAGCGGCGGGGCGCGCGGGTCCCATCCACGTCAGCAGAGCGTCACCGCGACCATCGACTGGTCATACCGACTGCTCGCACAGCCGGAGCGGCGCCTGTTCGACAGGGCATCGGTGTTCTCGGGCAGCTTCGATCTCGAAGCGGCGCACGGGGTCTGCGCGGACCCCGGCGATCTCGAGGACGACACGCTGGAATCGCTGAGCGGGCTCGTCGACAAGTCGATGGTCGCCGTGCGCAGCGGCACGGGCACGACCCGCTATGCGTTGCTCGAGACGCTGCGCGCGTTCGGCCGCGAGCGGCTGCGCGAGGCCGGCGCGCACGATTACATCGGCTCGCGCCACGCGACGTACTTCATCGAACTCGCCGAACGCGGCGCCGACGCCATGCACGGACCCGACGAAGCCACCTGGATCGCCCGGATGGCGCCCACGGCCGGAACGACGTTCACCTCGCCCGACAACGACAACCTGCGGTCGGCCTTCGAACGCGCGATGGGGCAGGGCGATACGGCACTGGCGCTGCGCCTGGTGGCGTCACTGCCCGAACTGATGCACATGCGGGTGGGCTACACGTCGATGGACTGGGTGGAGCGCGCGATCGACGCCGCCGATCCCGACCAACCGGCGTTCGCCGCCGCCGTCGGGGTCGCCGCGCGCGGGGCGTGGGTGTGCGGCGACTTCCCCCGCGCGCTCGCCCTGGCCCGGCGTGCCGAGGGCCGGGAGCCCGAGCGCGGGCATTCCTATCTCGGCTACCCCGCCGACGTCGTGGCCGACGTCGCGGTCGTGCAGTACGACCACGGTGCAGCGCTGGCGTACTACCGGGCTGCCGCCGAACCCGCCCGTGCTGACGCCACCCCGTCCCGGCTGGTCTGGATCCTCTACAACACGACGGTCGCCCACGACGTCCTCGATGAGCCGGACGCCGGGATCGACGTCGCCGCAGAGGCCCTGCGGGTGGCGGAACCGACAGCCAACCCGAGCACCCTGGCGATGGCCCGGTGTGCGATGGGGCGGGCGTTGAAGACGACCGACCCCGTGCGCGCTCTCCGGTTCCTGCAGCAGGGATTCGAACTCGCCGAGCCGGTGCAGAACAATTGGCTGACCGGCATCGCGCGCATGGAGTCCGCCGCGATCCGGGCCGTCGACGGCGATCCACACGCCGCGGCGCGGATGTTCCTGGAGGTGTTCGGCCATTGGGACCAGGCGGGACCGGGAGCCGGAGCACAGCACTGGTTCGGGCTGAGGTACGCCGGGCGACTGCTGGCACGGTTGGGCGCGGCCGCCGACGCCGACGCGGTGCTGTCGACCCTGCGCGGGCCGGGGGCCGAGACCGGCACCGACGGCGCGCTCGCGGGGTCCCGCCGGCTCACCGGGGTCGAGGCCCTCGCGTTGGCCCGCGCCGGCCTGCTGCGTCATTCCCGACCCGTCTGA